The DNA window GTTTTCTATGGTTTTAAAGAAGGATAAGAAATCGAGGAGATGTCTGGCTTCATAGTAATACTTTTCTCCTTTTCCTATTTCCTGTAAAAGAGGATAAGCGTACTTTTTAAGGATAGGTATCTCGTATAACAAAGTGGAATTTATTATATAATCCGCCTGCTCTCTGTATGGGATTATATTTACTTTTTCTCCGCTCCTAACGTCTTCCCACATGCTTATCGTGTCTATCGCTTTTTTGCTCCTTGCATGAGTATCCCTTACTATCCTTCTGAGCATCCTTATTTTTGATGTGGTTATCCTATTGTATTGGTCTATACCCATTACGGTAAAAGGACATATATAAATCTTAAATTTATCCTTATCGGGTATGGAAACGGTCAGTCTTTCGTTGAGTCCGTGGATACCCTCTATTATTATAGGATTATTTTCGCTAACTTTGATTTTTCTTCCGAACTTCTTCCTCGTTCCCGTATGGAAATCAAAGATAGGGATTTCCACTTCTTCTCCGTTTATGAGCTTTAAGAGATGTTCGTTAAAAAGAGAAACGTCTATGGCTTCCAAACACTCGTACATAGGTTTCCCGTCTTCGTCCTTGGGGGTGATGTCTCTGTTTAGGAAATAATCATCGAGACCTATGGTAACCGGGCTTAGCCCCCTTGCCATCAAATGAGTCTGAAGTCTTTTTGATGTGGTGGTCTTTCCGGAAGAAGAGGGGCCTGCTATTAAAATTATCCTCTTTTTATCCTTTGAGGTGATTATCTTATCCGCAGCTTTTGCTATAAGATATTCATGTCTGGCTTCGCTTGCAAGTATAAGCTCCTCAATTTCGTTGTTTTCGATTTTTTTATTGAGGGAAGCTATATTAGTAACCCCCACATCTTTAAGCCACTTATCGAACTCTTCATACTCTTCAAAGAGTTTGGGATTATCAAAAAATTCATGTACCTTATCGGGATGAGTCTTGTCACACCCGAGGAGTATCGCTCCGTGATTGTATTTGATTATGTCAAATACTTTTAAATACCCTGTGGAAGGAAGAAGGTCCCCGTAGAAATATCCGTAAGCCCCTCCAAGCTCGTATAAAGTAAGTATACCGTCTCTTAAGCAGTCTACCAGTTCTTTGTTGGTAAGGAATATATTTTTATCGATAGAGGCT is part of the Anaerofustis stercorihominis DSM 17244 genome and encodes:
- a CDS encoding nucleoside kinase, with the protein product MIKLLIDNKKEIEVKEGTTIEDIVDLSENHRFVVGGLVNNVVESLNYEFKKDSTFEFVYINSSLGKKIYEKTLLFLLAVSSKQVFKDREISIGYSLGGGIFFEYTDESDLSEEDIKKLKYEMKKIIEDNYDINKLKTTREDMKASIDKNIFLTNKELVDCLRDGILTLYELGGAYGYFYGDLLPSTGYLKVFDIIKYNHGAILLGCDKTHPDKVHEFFDNPKLFEEYEEFDKWLKDVGVTNIASLNKKIENNEIEELILASEARHEYLIAKAADKIITSKDKKRIILIAGPSSSGKTTTSKRLQTHLMARGLSPVTIGLDDYFLNRDITPKDEDGKPMYECLEAIDVSLFNEHLLKLINGEEVEIPIFDFHTGTRKKFGRKIKVSENNPIIIEGIHGLNERLTVSIPDKDKFKIYICPFTVMGIDQYNRITTSKIRMLRRIVRDTHARSKKAIDTISMWEDVRSGEKVNIIPYREQADYIINSTLLYEIPILKKYAYPLLQEIGKGEKYYYEARHLLDFLSFFKTIENEEYIPGVSILKEFIGGSFYE